Proteins encoded together in one Chitinophaga varians window:
- a CDS encoding ATP-dependent Clp protease ATP-binding subunit has protein sequence MDQNFSPQVKEIISFSREEALRLGNDFIGTEHLLLGIIREGEGTAVKILQALNVDLYELRKEVELAVKDKTGKNIANINSLPLTRQAEKVIRVTVLEAKALKSATVETEHLMLSILKNKENVCTQILQQFDVDYDTFKNELGFVKSADPKSEFDDPGEEEFEDERKSFASKAKQTNTKSKTPVLDNFGRDITKLAESGSLDPIVGREQEIERVSQILSRRKKNNPILIGEPGVGKTAIVEGLALRIVQRKVSRVLFDKRVVSLDLAALVAGTKYRGQFEERMKAIMNELEKNRDVILFIDEIHTIVGAGGASGSLDASNIFKPALARGELQCIGASTLDEYRMYIEKDGALDRRFQKVMVEPPSVDETIQILNNIKPRYEEYHNVSYSDAAIDACVKLSDRYMTDRLLPDKAIDVLDEVGARVHLKNINVPQNILDLEKQIEDIKQEKNKVVKSQRFEEAAALRDTEKKLGEDLERAKAMWEEEVKHKRYPIDEEAIAEVVSMMTGIPVKRMVQAETEKLRRMGEDLKGAVVGQDDAISKVTKAIQRNRVGLKDPKKPIGTFIFLGPTGVGKTELAKSLARYMFDSDEALIRIDMSEYMEKFSVSRLIGAPPGYVGYEEGGQLTEKVRRKPYSVILLDEIEKAHPDIYNLLLQVLDDGILTDGLGRKVDFKNTLIIMTSNIGARQLKDFGAGVGFTTSAKAMSEEENTKSVIEKALKRTFSPEFLNRIDDVIIFNSLSKEHIYTIIDITMKSVLKRLNNLGFSLELTDEAKGFLADKGYDQQFGARPLHRAIQKYLEDPLAEEILNMNIHDGDILVADLDKENQKLVFTLKNNSSKSKSEKSEA, from the coding sequence ATGGACCAGAATTTTTCACCGCAAGTTAAGGAGATCATTTCGTTCAGCAGAGAGGAAGCTTTACGCCTGGGGAATGATTTCATCGGTACTGAACACCTGCTGTTAGGTATTATCCGGGAAGGCGAAGGCACGGCCGTAAAGATTCTGCAGGCTTTAAACGTAGACCTATACGAATTACGTAAAGAAGTAGAATTAGCTGTTAAAGATAAGACTGGAAAAAATATTGCCAATATTAACAGTCTACCCCTCACCAGACAGGCTGAGAAAGTCATCCGGGTAACGGTACTGGAAGCGAAAGCGCTGAAAAGCGCCACCGTGGAAACCGAACACCTCATGCTTTCCATACTCAAGAACAAGGAAAACGTTTGTACTCAAATCTTACAACAATTTGACGTGGATTACGATACTTTTAAAAACGAACTGGGCTTTGTAAAATCTGCCGACCCTAAATCCGAATTCGATGATCCGGGTGAAGAGGAGTTTGAAGACGAACGGAAGAGTTTTGCATCGAAAGCGAAACAGACCAACACCAAATCCAAAACACCCGTACTGGATAACTTTGGCCGGGACATCACCAAGCTCGCTGAAAGCGGCAGCCTGGACCCGATAGTTGGCCGCGAACAGGAAATTGAACGTGTGTCACAGATCCTGTCCCGCCGTAAAAAGAACAACCCCATCCTGATCGGTGAACCCGGCGTGGGTAAAACAGCCATCGTGGAAGGCCTCGCACTGCGCATCGTGCAGCGTAAAGTGTCCCGCGTACTGTTCGACAAACGCGTGGTAAGCCTCGACCTCGCTGCTCTGGTAGCCGGTACCAAATACCGTGGCCAGTTCGAGGAAAGGATGAAAGCTATCATGAACGAACTCGAAAAGAACAGGGACGTGATCCTGTTCATCGATGAAATTCATACCATCGTAGGCGCCGGCGGCGCTTCCGGCTCACTGGACGCCTCCAACATCTTTAAGCCCGCCCTCGCAAGAGGCGAGCTCCAATGCATCGGCGCTTCCACCCTGGACGAATACCGCATGTATATCGAAAAAGACGGCGCACTGGACCGCCGTTTCCAGAAAGTAATGGTAGAACCACCCAGCGTGGACGAAACCATACAGATCCTCAACAACATCAAGCCCCGTTATGAAGAATACCATAACGTGAGCTACTCCGACGCTGCTATCGATGCCTGCGTGAAACTGAGCGACCGCTACATGACCGACCGTCTGCTGCCCGATAAGGCCATCGACGTGCTCGATGAAGTCGGCGCCCGCGTTCACCTGAAAAACATCAATGTGCCGCAAAATATCCTCGATCTGGAAAAACAGATAGAAGATATCAAACAGGAGAAAAATAAAGTCGTTAAAAGCCAACGCTTCGAAGAAGCCGCTGCACTGCGCGATACTGAAAAGAAACTGGGTGAAGACCTGGAACGCGCTAAAGCCATGTGGGAAGAAGAAGTGAAGCATAAACGCTACCCGATCGATGAAGAAGCCATCGCGGAAGTAGTGAGCATGATGACCGGCATCCCTGTTAAAAGGATGGTACAGGCCGAAACTGAGAAACTCCGCCGCATGGGCGAAGACCTCAAAGGCGCCGTGGTGGGACAAGACGATGCTATCAGCAAAGTCACTAAAGCCATCCAGCGTAACCGCGTAGGCCTGAAAGACCCGAAAAAACCAATCGGTACCTTTATCTTCCTCGGCCCAACCGGCGTAGGTAAAACCGAACTGGCCAAATCCCTGGCCCGCTACATGTTCGACTCCGATGAAGCCCTCATCCGTATCGATATGAGCGAATACATGGAGAAATTCTCTGTAAGCCGCCTCATTGGCGCGCCTCCGGGATATGTAGGTTACGAAGAAGGTGGTCAGCTGACTGAAAAAGTACGCCGCAAACCTTACTCCGTGATCCTGCTCGATGAAATCGAAAAAGCACACCCGGATATCTATAACCTCCTGTTGCAGGTACTTGATGACGGTATCCTCACCGATGGCCTCGGCCGTAAGGTGGACTTCAAAAACACCCTCATCATCATGACCTCCAACATCGGCGCCCGCCAGTTGAAAGACTTCGGTGCCGGCGTAGGTTTCACCACCTCTGCCAAGGCAATGAGCGAAGAGGAAAACACCAAATCAGTGATCGAAAAAGCACTGAAACGGACTTTCTCTCCGGAATTCCTGAACAGAATCGATGATGTGATCATCTTTAACTCCCTGAGCAAAGAACACATCTATACCATCATCGATATCACCATGAAGAGCGTGCTCAAACGCCTCAATAACCTGGGCTTCAGCCTGGAACTGACAGACGAGGCAAAAGGCTTCCTGGCAGACAAGGGCTACGACCAGCAGTTCGGCGCAAGACCACTCCACAGGGCCATCCAGAAATACCTGGAAGACCCGCTGGCAGAAGAAATCCTCAATATGAACATCCATGACGGTGATATCCTCGTCGCTGACCTCGACAAGGAAAACCAGAAACTGGTGTTCACCCTGAAGAACAACTCTTCTAAAAGCAAATCAGAAAAATCTGAAGCGTAA
- a CDS encoding STAS domain-containing protein, with protein MKFKIDTKEKIVVFCPEEPALDANLSADLISTLDSLPELETRNLILDLTLVEKNDLAGMQAILTVYQNMYDKGRSCALTGVNSALTKELKAEGGDMLNIAPTMAEAIDLVMMEELERELLNGLD; from the coding sequence ATGAAATTCAAAATTGATACCAAAGAAAAAATTGTTGTTTTTTGTCCTGAAGAACCTGCTTTGGATGCTAATTTGTCAGCCGATCTGATTTCCACGCTGGATTCCCTGCCGGAGCTGGAGACCCGCAATCTTATACTGGACCTGACATTGGTCGAAAAAAACGACCTTGCGGGCATGCAAGCCATTTTAACAGTATACCAAAACATGTATGACAAAGGCCGTTCCTGTGCGCTTACCGGCGTTAACAGTGCTTTAACAAAAGAACTGAAAGCCGAGGGTGGTGATATGCTGAATATTGCTCCCACGATGGCTGAAGCCATCGACCTGGTGATGATGGAAGAACTGGAGAGAGAGCTCCTGAACGGACTGGATTGA
- a CDS encoding ribonuclease Z, with amino-acid sequence MFAVTILGNNSAIPTLDRHPTAQIVTCDEQLLLVDCGEGTQLRIAQYRIKRSKIRYIFISHLHGDHYFGLIGLLNTLNLMGRTEPLSVYAPPELEPIIQLQLDCSGTQLHYELSFVPLQPGYSGIILEDKELTVSCFPTQHRISCFGFSFTMQKKKRKLIPEQAKAYEIPAAYYGKLQEGADYTRKDGTVVKNDWVTLPPVKGKRYVYCADTIYDPELLPWLREADLVYHETTYLHDLETRAAERYHSTTVQAASLAAAADAKRLLIGHFSSKYTDLQPFLEETRPVFAATDIAEEGVTYYV; translated from the coding sequence ATGTTTGCAGTAACAATATTAGGTAATAACTCTGCTATCCCCACGCTGGACAGGCACCCCACCGCACAGATCGTTACCTGTGATGAACAGTTGCTGCTGGTGGATTGTGGCGAAGGCACCCAGCTTCGCATCGCACAATACCGCATCAAACGCAGCAAAATCAGGTATATTTTCATCAGTCACCTGCATGGCGATCACTATTTCGGGCTGATTGGCCTGTTGAACACCCTGAACCTGATGGGGCGGACAGAGCCCCTCAGCGTATATGCGCCACCGGAGCTGGAACCTATTATCCAGCTGCAGCTGGATTGCTCCGGCACACAGTTGCATTATGAGTTGTCTTTTGTGCCGCTGCAACCGGGTTACAGCGGTATCATCCTGGAAGACAAAGAACTGACTGTCAGCTGTTTTCCCACACAGCACCGGATTTCCTGTTTCGGTTTTTCTTTTACCATGCAGAAAAAGAAACGGAAGCTGATCCCTGAGCAGGCCAAGGCTTACGAGATACCTGCCGCCTATTATGGAAAACTACAGGAAGGCGCAGATTACACGCGAAAAGACGGCACCGTTGTCAAAAACGACTGGGTGACGTTGCCACCTGTTAAAGGCAAGCGGTATGTATACTGCGCCGACACTATATACGATCCCGAACTTCTCCCCTGGCTGAGAGAGGCAGACCTGGTGTATCATGAAACCACTTATCTGCATGACCTGGAGACCCGTGCAGCGGAGCGTTACCACAGCACCACCGTGCAGGCCGCCTCCCTTGCCGCTGCAGCGGATGCCAAAAGGCTGCTGATAGGGCATTTTTCTTCAAAATACACCGATTTGCAGCCTTTCCTTGAAGAAACGAGGCCTGTATTTGCGGCCACGGATATTGCCGAAGAAGGCGTTACTTACTACGTATAA